The sequence below is a genomic window from Bacteroidales bacterium.
AGACTTAAAAAAAACACAGCTTTCAGTTAATAATCAGATAGTTAACTGCTAATATACAACTACTAATTGTTAATTGTTCATTGCTAATTGTTAATTACTTTCAACTTTTAACTCAAAATTAGTTAACTTTGTGGGTTAAACAATTAAGATTTCCCGTGTATGGAACAAAATATATATAAGAAAAATGATATTCAACAAACAGAAGAAAACCCTAACAGACCAAAGTTTACAGCAAATTTCGGTAAACTAAATGTACACAGCTGGTTATACAACAAGCCTACTATTCCACTAAAAAAGGATGTTGTTGAGGTTGCATTTAAAAACACGCGAAAAGAGTTTTTTCACAATGTTAACAATTTGAATCTCAAAATAGGAGATATTGTAGCTGTAGAGGGCTCTCCTGGTCATGATATTGGTACAGTTTCTCTTACTTCGGAAGTAATTCCAGAGCAACTACGTAAATATAACCTTTCATTAGATTCAGAGTTCAAGAAAGTATATCGTAAAGCTAAGCCTTCCGATATCGAAAAGTGGAAAGAGGTTATGGCGTTAGAACATTCAACAATGTTAGAGTCGCGCAAATTAGCTCGCGATATGGGTTTGAATATGAAAATTGGCGATGTTGAATATCAAGGCGACAAAACCAAAGCTATTTTTTATTATATTGCTGATGAACGTGTTGACTTTAGACAACTAATTGTTGTTTTAGCCGAGAGATATAAAATTAGGGTAGAGATGCGTCAAATCGGAGCAAGACAGGAGGCCGGACGTATTGGCGGCATTGGTGCTTGTGGCAGAGAGCTTTGCTGTAGTACATGGATTGGAAACTTTGTTTCAGTCGCAACAAATGCCGCTCGTGCTCAAGAATTATCGCTAAACCCACAAAAACTTGCTGGGCAATGCTCAAAACTAAAATGTTGCCTAAACTACGAGCTTGACAGTTATTTAGATGCGAGGCGTGATTTCCCCAACCATGAAACAATTTTAAAGACAAAAGAGGGAGACGCCACACACCAAAAAACCGATGTTTTTAAAGCAATAACGTGGTATAGCATAGATAATGACGAGCGTAATCAAGTAGTACCACTTAGTGTAGAAAGAGTAAAAAAAATTATTGAACTTAACCAAAAGGGAATTATCCCGGACAAACTAATAGACAAAAATGAGTTACAGACTCCTACACAGAAACAGGAAGAAAAAACGGATTACCAAAATGTTGTAGGTCAAGATAGTATAGATAGATTTAGTAAACAAAAACCGAAAAGTAGAAGTAAGAGACGAAACAAAAATCGGAGACAACAAAATCTAAGAAAACCAGGTTCCAATAAAGACTTTAGAAAAGAGGATGATCAAAAACAAGAAAACGATTAATTAATTATCAAGATGAAGCACATATTATCAGCTTTGTTGATCACAACTACTATTTTATTGCTAACAGTTTCATGCGATAAAACAAGGGTTTATGAAGTAAACATACCCATAAGTGGCGAAAACTGGCATAAAGACAGCGTTTATTCGTATAATTTTACTATCGAAGATACTTTAAACGCGCATAATATTTTGATTAATATCAGAAACACAGGAAATTACAGATATCAAAACCTGTTAATTTATGTTGATTTTGAAATGCCTAACAATCACACGATTATCGACACTCTAAAT
It includes:
- a CDS encoding gliding motility lipoprotein GldH, which codes for MKHILSALLITTTILLLTVSCDKTRVYEVNIPISGENWHKDSVYSYNFTIEDTLNAHNILINIRNTGNYRYQNLLIYVDFEMPNNHTIIDTLNCILADKKGKWYGKGWGSIWSSTIPYKANIRFPEKGNYCIKMNHAMRDEELKAITDIGVRIEKRD